A stretch of Usitatibacter palustris DNA encodes these proteins:
- a CDS encoding class I SAM-dependent methyltransferase: MTLPEDLSLISAKTLEHYNERAVEFWNGTRDHDVKQNIEALLRHIQGTPPFVVLDFGCGPGRDLAAFRGLGHEAIGLEGSPALAAMAREHSGCEVREQDFLALQLPAARFDGIFANASLFHVPRQELPRVLRELHAALKPGGVLFASNPRGQNEEGWNRGRYGSYHDLDTWRAFLEAAAFAELEHYYRPPGLPPEQQPWLASVWRAVAAP; this comes from the coding sequence GTGACCTTGCCCGAAGATCTATCGCTCATCAGCGCGAAGACGCTGGAGCACTACAACGAACGCGCCGTCGAGTTCTGGAACGGGACGCGCGACCACGACGTGAAGCAGAACATCGAGGCGCTGCTTCGCCACATCCAGGGCACGCCGCCATTCGTTGTCCTCGATTTTGGATGCGGCCCGGGACGCGACCTGGCGGCCTTTCGCGGCCTCGGTCACGAGGCGATCGGGCTCGAGGGTTCGCCGGCACTGGCCGCGATGGCGCGCGAGCACAGTGGCTGCGAAGTCCGGGAACAGGATTTCCTCGCGCTGCAGCTGCCCGCGGCTCGCTTCGACGGGATCTTCGCCAACGCGTCGCTCTTCCACGTGCCGCGGCAAGAGCTGCCGCGCGTGCTTCGCGAATTGCACGCCGCGCTCAAGCCCGGGGGCGTGCTCTTCGCCTCGAATCCCCGCGGCCAGAACGAGGAAGGCTGGAACCGCGGCCGCTACGGCAGCTATCACGACCTCGACACATGGCGCGCGTTCCTCGAAGCTGCGGCGTTCGCCGAGCTGGAGCACTACTACCGGCCTCCGGGATTGCCCCCCGAGCAACAGCCTTGGCTGGCGAGCGTCTGGCGGGCGGTTGCCGCGCCCTGA